Genomic segment of Deltaproteobacteria bacterium:
CCTTTTTAAGAAAGGAGATCGCTATGAAGATATTGGTAGGATATGACGGATCCAGTGCGGCACAGAATGCTTTGGATTTAGCAAGAAAACACGCAAAAGCCTTTGGCGCAGAAGTATATGTGCTGACCTCCATGGTAAAGGGTACCGAGAGGCAATTGGAAGATATCGAAAGGACCGAAAGCGATCTGGAAGGTATCAAGACTTTTTTTGATAAGGATAGTGTGCCCTGCAAGATTCACCTGCTGATTCGCGGACTGTCGCCTGGAGAAG
This window contains:
- a CDS encoding universal stress protein, with product MKILVGYDGSSAAQNALDLARKHAKAFGAEVYVLTSMVKGTERQLEDIERTESDLEGIKTFFDKDSVPCKIHLLIRGLSPGEDLVQFAKENEIDEIIVGIEKKSKVDKFIFGSNAQYVILEAHCPVVTVK